The Plantactinospora sp. KBS50 sequence CCGGCACCGTGACGATGGATGTCACCAAGGCGGTGCAGGACATCAAGGGCGGCAAGATCACCTTCCGGGTGGACAAGCACTCCAACCTGCACCTGATCATCGGCAAGGCGTCGTTCTCCACCGAGCAGTTGCTGGACAACTACATCGCCGTGCTGGAGGAGGTGCTGCGGGTCAAGCCGTCCGCGGCCAAGGGCAAGTACCTCAAGAAGGTCACCCTCACCACCACGATGGGCCCCGGCGTGCCGGTCGACCCGAACCTGGTGAAGAACCTCCGCGAGGTTCCGGTTCCGGCCTGAGCCACCGGCGACAACGACGAACCGGGGTGCCCCGCCACGTGCGGGGCACCCCGGTTCGTCGTTGCGTGGGACCCTTGCGGGCATGCGGCTGCACGACGTCTGGTTCCGGTACGACCGCCGCGGTCCGTGGGTGCTGCGCGCCGCGTCGGTGCGGATCGAGCCCGGCCGGGTGGCGATCGTGCTGGGGCGCAACGGTGCCGGCAAGTCGACCCTGCTGCAACTGGCCGCGGGCGTGCTCCGGCCGGTCCGCGGGGCGGTGCTGGATCGACCGGGTCGGGTGGGCTGGGTGCCGGAGCGGTTCCCGACGGAGCAGCCGTTCACGGTGCGGCAGTACCTGACCGCGATGGGCCGGATGTCCGGGCTCTCCGCTGCCGCCGCGCCGGTCGCGGTGGACCGGTGGGTCGAGCGGCTGGGGCTGGCGCCGTACCGGGACGTCCCGTTGCCGCGACTGTCCAAGGGCACCGGTCAGAAGGTCGGCCTGGCCCAGGCGCTGCTGGCACCGCCGGGTCTGCTGGTGCTGGACGAGCCGTGGGAGGGGCTGGACGCCCAGGCCCGGGAGTTGGTGCCGGAGCTGGTGGCCGAGGTGCTGGAGGCGGGCGGCAGCGTACTGGTCAGTGATCATCGGGGGGAGACGGCCCGGCTGCCCGGGGCGCGACGCTGGCTGGTGGCGGAGCAGACCGTCCGGATCGAGGAGCCGCCCGAGGGCGGCGGCGTCGCGGTGGTCGAGGTGGTGGTGCCGGCCGCGCGGGCCGCGAGCACCGTGGCGGCCCTGCGCGCCGCCGGGCACGAGATCCGCCGGGTACGCGAGGAGTCCGATCGATGAGCCCGGGGAGCGGCCCGGCGCGGGGGCGCCGTACCGGTGCGCGGGAGGTGGGGCGATGACCGCGCTGCTGTCGATGCGGCTGGCGGCGTTCGTACGCACCGGCCGGGCGCTGGCGCCGCTGCTGGCCGGGCTGCTGATCCTCGGGGTGCTCAACGGTGGCGGCCGGTCGCAGGCCGGCGAGGCGTACGCGGTCTCCTCGGTGGTGCTGTTCCCGGTGCTGGCCTGGCAGACGAAGCTGTTGCTGGACATCGAGCCGGACGTGCAGCGCCGGCTCGCCGTGGTGGCCCTCGGCCGCCGCCGGGAGGCGGTGGCCGGGCTGCTCGCGGCGGCGGCCGTCGGCCTGGTGACGGTGGCGCTCGCCCTGGCCGTGCCGTGGCTGCTCGGCGGGGTGACCCCGCCGCGTCGGGTCACCGACGCCCCGTTGGGGGTGCAGCTTGCGCTGGGTGTCTGGGGTCATCTGGTCGCCGTGCCGGCGGCGGTCGCGCTCGGCGCGCTGGCCAGCAGGGTGTCCACCCGCGGCGCCCTGTCCGGGCTGGTCGTGCTGGCCTGCGGGGTGGTCGGCGCGATCGTGCTGAGCCTGCCGCACTCTCCGCTGGCCTGGTTGGCGCCGCCGCTGATGTCGGCGGCGCGGGTGATGGCGGGCACGGCCGATGGCGTGGGCGTCCGGGTGGCGCTGCTGACCGCGCAGGCGGTGATCTGGACCACAGCCGGGCTGGCCGGCTATGCCGCGCTCCGGCGGCGCCGGGCGTGACGACCCGGGGCGGATTTGGCGGTGTGGCCGCGCGTCCCGTACTCTTGCCGCGAAGTACCACCCAAAGACCGCTGGTCGCCGTGCTCCGGCACGGTCGAAGGCCCCGCCACGGCGGGCGGCCCGCGTAGGGCGGCAAGCGAACACCGGCAGTGCACATGGTCCCGCCGACCATGTTCAGCGGTGCGGTCCGACGATCGCATCCGGCACCGCCCTCCCTCGCCCCGTGCGCCCTGCGCCGGGGCGTTTTCCGTTGTGTGATGGCCGCCGATCATCCGCCCGGGCAACCGGGACGGGGACCAGCACGACGCAACGAGAGAGGAGGGACATGGCGGACAAGCCGGTTCGGGCCGACAAGGCCACGGCCGTCGCCGAGCTCACCGAGCGTTTCCGGGACGCCGGCGCCACCGTGCTGACCGAGTACCGCGGGCTGACGGTTGCCCAGCTGACCCAGCTGCGACGGTCGCTCGGTCGCGAGACCTCGTACACGATCGCGAAGAACACGCTGGCCAAGCGTGCGGCGACCGATGCGGGCATCGACGGCCTCGACACGCTGTTCTCCGGTCCTACCGCGCTCACCTTCGTCGGCGGCGATGTCGTCGAGGCCGCGAAGGGCCTGCGTGATTTCGCCAAGGCCAACCCGCAGCTCGTGATCAAGGGCGGCGTGTTCGAGGGCAAGGCGATCTCGGCCTCCGAGGTCACCCGGCTCGCGGACCTGGAGTCCCGTGAGGTGCTGCTGGCCAAGCTGGCCGGTGCGATGAAGGGCAACCTGAGCAAGGCCGCGGCCCTGTTCCAGGCGCCTCTGGCGAAGACCGCCCGCCTGGCGGCCGCCCTGCAGGACAAGCGCGCGGAGGGGCAGCCTGCGGAGCAGGCCGCCGAGTAGGAGCCTGCGGAGCAGGCCGAGCGGGCGGTCGGAGGCGGGCGCTCGCACCCACCAGCAACAAGATCTTGAGAAAGGACGCCAGACATGGCGAAGCTCAGCACCGACGAGCTGCTCGACGCGTTCAAGGAAATGACGCTGATCGAGCTGTCGGACTTCGTGAAGCAGTTCGAGGAGACCTTCGAGGTCACCGCCGCCGCACCGGTCGCCATGGCGGCCGCGGGCGGCCCGGCCGCGGCGCCGGCCGAGGCCGAGCCGGAGAAGGACGAGTTCGACGTCGTCCTCGAGGCCGACGGCGGCAAGAAGATCCAGGTCATCAAGGTCGTGCGCGAGCTGACCGGCCTGGGCCTGAAGGAGGCCAAGGACCTGGTCGAGTCGGCGCCGAAGCCGGTCCTGGAGAAGGCCAACAAGGAGACCGCGGACAAGGCCAAGGCCAAGCTCGAGGCCGAGGGCGCCAAGGTCACCCTCAAGTAGGGTCGCGCGATCGGCCGGCCGGGGCGGTAGCCCCCGGCCACCGTCGGATGACGGGCGGTGACACCCGATGGGTGTCGCCGCCCGTCTGCGTTCGCGGGGGCGGGTCGATCGAAAGACGACCCGACAACCGGCTCGGGCCTTGACGCGGCACGCGAGGGCAGGCACGCTGACATGAGCAAGACCTTCCGCGCTTGCGGCGGGCGCCCAGTGGGTATTGGCAGCAGCACCGAGGGCGCCCCGCGGCGCTTCGGTCGGGCGGCTCGCAGGAAGCGTGCGAGAGACGTGCTCGACGCTCGTTTCGAGCGTCCAGCGACCTAGGTCGCGGCACGTCCGCAACGCAATGCCGTGGCGGGCTGGACAGCGGTTAGCCGCTCGGCTACACTGCTAGTTTGCGCTGCCTTCCGACGTGACCCCTGCTCGGAATGTCCGGATTTGGGCGTTTGGAGTGGGGCCATTGGAGTGCACGCGTACCAGCCGTTCTGCAGCACCGGTCCTCGGAAGGACGCATCTTGGCAGCTTCCCGCCCTGCGAAGACCAGTCGTACGTCGAGCGCTTTCGCTCCCCGCCGAGTTTCCTTCGGCAGGATCACGGAACACCTCGAGGTCCCCAACCTCCTCGCCATCCAGACCGAGTCGTTTGACTGGCTGGTCGGCAACGAGGCATGGCAGGGCCGGTCGACGGACGACCCGCACGCCCGCTCGGGTCTCGCGGAGATCCTCGATGAGATCAGTCCCATCGAGGACTTCTCCGGCACCATGTCGCTGTCCTTCTCCGCACCGCGCTTCGACGAGGTCAAGGCCTCGATCGAGGAGTGCAAGGAGAAGGACCTGACCTACTGCGCCCCGCTGTTCGTCACGGCGGAGTTCACCAACAACACCACCGGCGAGATCAAGAGCCAGACGGTGTTCATGGGTGACTTCCCGATGATGACGCCCAAGGGCACCTTCATCATCAACGGCACCGAGCGCGTCGTGGTCAGCCAACTCGTCCGGTCACCGGGCGTCTACTTCGACAAGCAGCCGGACAAGACCTCCGACCGCGACCTCTCCAGCGTCAAGGTCATCCCGAGTCGGGGTGCCTGGCTGGAGTTCGATATCGACAAGCGCGACACCGTCGGCGTCCGCATCGACCGCAAGCGCCGCCAGGCCGTCACCGTCCTGCTCAAGGCCATCGGATGGTCCGCCGAGCGGATCCGGGAGCGGTTCGGGTGGTCCGAGCTGATGATGACCACCCTGGAGAAGGACCACATCGCCGGGGCGGACGAGGCACTGCTCGACATCTACCGCAAGCTGCGGCCGGGCGAGCCGCCCACCCGGGAGAACGCCCAGACGCTGCTGGACAACCTCTTCTTCAACCCCAAGCGGTACGACCTGGCCAAGGTCGGCCGGTACAAGTTCAACAAGAAGCTCGAGATCGACGTGCCGATCACCACCGGCACGCTGACCGAGGACGACATCGTCGCCACCGTGGAATACCTGTGCCGGCTGCACGCCGGTGAGGACGGCTACGAGGCCGACGACATCGACCACTTCGGCAACCGGCGCCTGCGCACGGTCGGCGAGCTGATCCAGAACCAGGTCCGGGTCGGCCTGTCCCGGATGGAGCGGGTCGTCCGCGAGCGGATGACCACCCAGGACGTCGAGGCCATCACGCCGCAGACCCTGATCAACATCCGCCCGGTGGTGGCGGCGATCAAGGAGTTCTTCGGCACCTCGCAGCTGTCGCAGTTCATGGACCAGACCAACCCGCTCGCGGGTCTGACCCACCGGCGCCGGCTCTCGGCGCTCGGCCCGGGTGGTCTGTCCCGGGAGCGCGCCGGCATGGAGGTCCGGGACGTCCACCCGTCGCACTACGGCCGGATGTGCCCGATCGAGACCCCGGAAGGCCCGAACATCGGCCTGATCGGTGCGCTGTCGGCGTACGCCCGGGTCAACCCGTTCGGCTTCATCGAGACGCCGTACCGCAAGGTCGTCGACGGCCGGGTCACCGACCAGATCGACTACCTGACCGCGGACGAGGAGGACCGGTTCGTCAAGGCCCAGGCCAACGCGCCGCTGCGGGCCGACGGATCGTTCGCCGAGGACCGGGTGCTGGTCCGCCGTAAGGGCGGCGAGACCGAGGACGTCCCGCCGAACGCCGTGGACTACATGGACGTCTCGCCGCGCCAGATGGTGTCGGTGGCGACCGCCATGATCCCGTTCCTGGAGCACGACGACGCCAACCGGGCGCTGATGGGCGCCAACATGCAGCGTCAGGCCGTACCGCTGGTCAAGGCCGAGTCGCCGCTGGTCGGCACCGGCATGGAGTACCGCGCGGCGGTCGACGCCGGTGACGTCGTGGTGGCCGAGGTCGGCGGCGTGGTCGAGGACCTCTGCGCCGACTACATCACGGTGCACCAGGACGACGGACACCGCCGGACGTACCTGCTGCACAAGTTCCGCCGGTCGAACGCGGGCTCCTGCGTCAACCAGAAGCCCGTGGTGTTCGAGGGCGACCGCGTCGAGGCCGGCCAGGTCATCGCCGACGGTCCGTGCACCGACGAGGGCGAGATGGCACTCGGGCGCAACCTGCTCGTGGCCTTCATGACCTGGGAGGGGCACA is a genomic window containing:
- the rplL gene encoding 50S ribosomal protein L7/L12 — protein: MAKLSTDELLDAFKEMTLIELSDFVKQFEETFEVTAAAPVAMAAAGGPAAAPAEAEPEKDEFDVVLEADGGKKIQVIKVVRELTGLGLKEAKDLVESAPKPVLEKANKETADKAKAKLEAEGAKVTLK
- the rplJ gene encoding 50S ribosomal protein L10; protein product: MADKPVRADKATAVAELTERFRDAGATVLTEYRGLTVAQLTQLRRSLGRETSYTIAKNTLAKRAATDAGIDGLDTLFSGPTALTFVGGDVVEAAKGLRDFAKANPQLVIKGGVFEGKAISASEVTRLADLESREVLLAKLAGAMKGNLSKAAALFQAPLAKTARLAAALQDKRAEGQPAEQAAE
- a CDS encoding ATP-binding cassette domain-containing protein, whose amino-acid sequence is MRLHDVWFRYDRRGPWVLRAASVRIEPGRVAIVLGRNGAGKSTLLQLAAGVLRPVRGAVLDRPGRVGWVPERFPTEQPFTVRQYLTAMGRMSGLSAAAAPVAVDRWVERLGLAPYRDVPLPRLSKGTGQKVGLAQALLAPPGLLVLDEPWEGLDAQARELVPELVAEVLEAGGSVLVSDHRGETARLPGARRWLVAEQTVRIEEPPEGGGVAVVEVVVPAARAASTVAALRAAGHEIRRVREESDR
- a CDS encoding DNA-directed RNA polymerase subunit beta, coding for MAASRPAKTSRTSSAFAPRRVSFGRITEHLEVPNLLAIQTESFDWLVGNEAWQGRSTDDPHARSGLAEILDEISPIEDFSGTMSLSFSAPRFDEVKASIEECKEKDLTYCAPLFVTAEFTNNTTGEIKSQTVFMGDFPMMTPKGTFIINGTERVVVSQLVRSPGVYFDKQPDKTSDRDLSSVKVIPSRGAWLEFDIDKRDTVGVRIDRKRRQAVTVLLKAIGWSAERIRERFGWSELMMTTLEKDHIAGADEALLDIYRKLRPGEPPTRENAQTLLDNLFFNPKRYDLAKVGRYKFNKKLEIDVPITTGTLTEDDIVATVEYLCRLHAGEDGYEADDIDHFGNRRLRTVGELIQNQVRVGLSRMERVVRERMTTQDVEAITPQTLINIRPVVAAIKEFFGTSQLSQFMDQTNPLAGLTHRRRLSALGPGGLSRERAGMEVRDVHPSHYGRMCPIETPEGPNIGLIGALSAYARVNPFGFIETPYRKVVDGRVTDQIDYLTADEEDRFVKAQANAPLRADGSFAEDRVLVRRKGGETEDVPPNAVDYMDVSPRQMVSVATAMIPFLEHDDANRALMGANMQRQAVPLVKAESPLVGTGMEYRAAVDAGDVVVAEVGGVVEDLCADYITVHQDDGHRRTYLLHKFRRSNAGSCVNQKPVVFEGDRVEAGQVIADGPCTDEGEMALGRNLLVAFMTWEGHNYEDAIILSQRLVQQDVLTSIHIEEHEVDARDTKLGPEEITRDIPNVSEEMLADLDERGIIRIGAEVVPGDILVGKVTPKGETELTPEERLLRAIFGEKAREVRDTSLKVPHGENGTVIGVRTFSREDGDELPPGVNELVRVYVAQKRKIQDGDKLAGRHGNKGVISKILPVEDMPFLEDGTPVDIVLNPLGVPSRMNIGQVLETHLGWVAKTGWKVEGDDADWKAALRTIDAAESEPDTNVATPVFDGAREEEIHGLLASTLPNRDGNQLIGSSGKARLFDGRSGEPLPDAIAVGYIYILKLNHLVDDKIHARSTGPYSMITQQPLGGKAQFGGQRFGEMECWAMQAYGAAYALQELLTIKSDDVLGRVKVYEAIVKGENIPEPGIPESFKVLLKELQSLCLNVEVLSSDGVALEMRETDDEVFRAAEELGIDLSRRPNEGVSSVEEI